In one Lachnospiraceae bacterium GAM79 genomic region, the following are encoded:
- the rlmD gene encoding 23S rRNA (uracil(1939)-C(5))-methyltransferase RlmD yields MEKLLSGFAPVDPIVGMENPYYYRNKVCAEFRKLKNGTIISGRYQEGTHNVIETKGCKIEDQRADAIIQDITGLFRSFKMMIYNEDSGYGLIRHVLIRTAHQTGQIMVIIVTASPVFPSKKNFANALLKLHPEITTIVQNINIKDTNMVLGDRNQVIYGKGYIEDVLCGKRFRLSPGSFYQINSVQTEKLYNKAIKYADLKKKETVIDAYCGIGTIGIVASDRAKRVIGVELNAEAIRDAKINSRMNKIENIEFYANDAGRFMVELADADEHIDVVFMDPPRSGSTEEFLSSVVTLSPRKVVYISCGPDTLARDLKYLTTHGYQVLKITPFDLFPFTEHTEVVTLLTRDRVIFK; encoded by the coding sequence ATGGAAAAGCTGCTTTCAGGATTTGCACCGGTCGATCCAATCGTGGGAATGGAAAATCCGTATTATTACAGGAACAAAGTATGTGCGGAATTCAGAAAACTGAAGAATGGTACGATCATCTCCGGCCGATATCAGGAGGGTACTCATAATGTCATAGAGACAAAAGGCTGCAAGATCGAAGATCAGCGGGCGGATGCGATCATTCAGGATATCACAGGGCTGTTTCGTTCATTTAAAATGATGATCTATAATGAAGACAGCGGATATGGACTGATCCGTCATGTGCTGATCCGGACAGCACATCAGACCGGACAGATCATGGTGATCATTGTGACGGCATCTCCGGTATTTCCGTCGAAGAAGAATTTTGCAAATGCACTTTTGAAGCTTCATCCGGAGATCACAACGATCGTTCAGAATATAAATATAAAGGATACGAATATGGTGTTAGGTGACCGAAATCAGGTCATCTATGGCAAAGGCTATATAGAAGATGTTCTCTGTGGCAAACGGTTTCGTCTGTCGCCGGGAAGCTTTTACCAGATCAATTCTGTTCAGACGGAGAAATTATATAACAAGGCGATCAAATATGCGGATCTGAAAAAGAAAGAGACGGTGATAGATGCATACTGCGGAATCGGAACGATCGGTATCGTTGCAAGCGACCGGGCAAAACGAGTGATTGGTGTGGAACTGAATGCAGAAGCAATCCGTGATGCGAAGATTAACAGCCGGATGAACAAGATAGAAAATATCGAGTTCTATGCAAATGATGCAGGCAGGTTTATGGTAGAACTGGCAGACGCAGATGAGCATATTGATGTTGTGTTTATGGATCCGCCTCGTTCAGGAAGCACGGAAGAATTTCTTTCTTCCGTTGTAACTTTGTCTCCGCGTAAGGTAGTTTATATTTCCTGTGGACCGGATACCCTTGCGAGAGATCTGAAGTATCTGACCACACATGGCTATCAGGTGTTAAAGATCACACCATTTGATCTCTTCCCATTTACTGAGCATACAGAGGTTGTTACGCTATTGACGAGAGACAGAGTTATTTTTAAGTAG
- a CDS encoding conjugal transfer protein TraX: protein MKEKIKLLSGAQLKYIAFASMLIDHVNKTFFIYFNSKALIVMSELFDILGRIAFPIFISLLVEGYFKTRNRWRYLGTLLVFGIISEVPFDMCTSNVFFEPNWNNIMFTLALVLAMIWIIDALKKKMQTLPKFLWYLVSFIIVAVTCLIAMNLSLDYDSHAVLIGYFLYLFHDRPIIAIPFNFASMYKEPWALLGFGLMLTYNGKRGKQNKLVNYLFYPVHLLILGILRMCLGI, encoded by the coding sequence ATGAAAGAAAAGATAAAATTATTATCCGGTGCACAACTGAAATATATAGCATTTGCTTCAATGTTGATCGATCATGTTAATAAAACATTTTTCATATATTTTAACAGCAAGGCTTTAATAGTTATGAGTGAACTGTTTGATATATTAGGCAGGATCGCATTTCCTATCTTTATTTCCCTGTTGGTGGAGGGATATTTTAAAACGAGAAATCGATGGAGATATTTGGGAACACTCCTGGTATTTGGAATTATATCAGAGGTTCCGTTTGATATGTGTACATCTAATGTATTTTTTGAACCAAACTGGAATAATATCATGTTTACGCTTGCGCTGGTGTTGGCGATGATCTGGATTATTGATGCCCTGAAAAAGAAGATGCAGACACTGCCCAAGTTCTTGTGGTATCTTGTATCTTTTATAATTGTAGCAGTAACTTGTCTGATAGCCATGAATCTGAGTCTGGATTATGATTCCCATGCGGTGTTGATCGGTTATTTTCTGTATCTTTTTCATGACAGACCGATTATTGCTATTCCGTTTAATTTTGCATCGATGTATAAGGAACCATGGGCACTTCTGGGCTTTGGCCTGATGCTTACTTATAATGGAAAGCGTGGAAAGCAGAATAAGCTTGTGAACTATTTGTTTTATCCGGTGCATCTTCTGATATTGGGAATTCTGAGAATGTGTCTTGGAATTTGA